One window of Hypanus sabinus isolate sHypSab1 chromosome 10, sHypSab1.hap1, whole genome shotgun sequence genomic DNA carries:
- the LOC132400833 gene encoding plectin-like, whose amino-acid sequence MSLNNKTLEKMEVPVVELDQVKGKKYLLEQWLAHLLEEAESKQRRHQQAVEEMRLEKSKSDLEASQCKLELEKVLREKANLMVELEQMKQMNLEGREAAGKQHRHMEAPQPRPTAFEQMDLDETVGQMGFGSEIPQQVVRITQMLDLMQFYIRGLLGGSEAGTSVVGRGIPSNEMERLRELVNDLSQVTDRAGNDLKVLLLEMSSLKHNMNEAELKASQHLTQLGVTSLELEKVQVEQEQLLNKVEGYRQKVAHLENELKDSQQQRESSRIKVEKLSRDCDTAQTRIQSLERELEALHSDRDLAVQRALTYSTTASSLAENLQAAEREKSCGEKRWAEKARGLEAKLAESQRALRELEHKLDKVSQERRHAEDVAQLLRTEGSLVQSKRTLAEESVQFQLKEVSILRGKLKSAQEAMEEKEKSEYKYQATVRKLEDDLVQHRRTATELQQKVDELVSANLRAERLTACIHSELDSLKMEKKVAEERGDAQRVQAECLGEQLKQVEEQLIQKVRKDQEQESRAWKLEEEVVKGQQLMTSLKVQLAEVTEANVTAARSVRNLQDELSSVRKEKEALAEIVKKQHLLMHEFGIKIEHAHRELDKGHDLSWGNWAKQLCTGVNQHDHLAENFAWQASNQHQLLREDEVQDRKRGLGDQHYPSCSLSSRTNFKHKLSASDQHGWKSVPTPWKVALQTKSTSPQKTAGSVETQNVIIQNELQKLRLSSTTNVTKQTISPLRSPDQSLEMANLELSQSPGRVEKTSQGKEMLSFGKEKLNNNPKLLKAEQIDNEPSKSLQEAAGTSTGQSKCNNHIGDAEQVRSSKMDIAPSAELLSQNLPSELQTKKSEKLSESPNLNNNTIFPEEAGDRDPKTSSPNINSVSRDKCLPSNKTLEFEGLRRHVTVKELVEADILNKNIAEQLDKGVKTVLQVQASLGKYLNQVNSIVGLYLESSKQKISFSEAVKERIIGSSIALEFLEAQATTGFIVDTSSHKKYSVQQAIEKGLVAPEFNQALLEAEKAVTGYQHNGKTLSVFQAMENKQLSRQVGTRLLEVQIATGGIVDPVRSIRLSLEAACKQGHLGLDTMQNLYKTLGSVRGFHNPNTGQAAHYLELMKLCVVDLAGSHLLLPFGTRKISTPSPMRPSTISVVDTSTKSEITLYDAYLKYYIEKQTYLERSELQSQWRETTDKSEGTSQSFLTDVNSGREFSIDDALAQGRISQADLNKYRDGQITVIELADMLIIRTTVPPNPNSPIAGIWDPNECRRVSVLKAMHQNLVDRLTATRLLEAQACTGGIINPANGKQYSISEALQKELIDTEIAASIQKSQQAYRGFLQPGSQHALSTVEALCRNLLGRDLGHRFLELQYLTGGLVDPNLQRRMSVEDALCKGLVDVQTAQRLRDETKHTRNLICPKTKEKISYKEALARAVFDCHTGLRFLEAAVKFNALK is encoded by the exons ATGAGCCTGAACAACAAGACCTTGGAGAAGATGGAGGTTCCGGTGGTGGAGCTGGATCAGGTGAAAGGGAAGAAGTATCTATTGGAGCAGTGGTTGGCACATCTGCTGGAGGAAGCTGAGAGCAAGCAGCGGAGGCACCAGCAAGCTGTGGAAGAAATGAGGTTGGAGAAGAGCAAGTCCGACTTGGAGGCAAGTCAGTGCAAGTTAGAGCTTGAAAAGGTATTGAGAGAGAAGGCCAACTTGATGGTGGAATTAGAGCAGATGAAGCAGATGAACCTGGAGGGCCGTGAAGCTGCAGGGAAGCAGCACAGACACATGGAGGCACCACAACCACGGCCAACAGCTTTTGAGCAAATGGACCTTGACGAGACTGTTGGGCAGATGGGCTTTGGATCGGAGATTCCACAGCAGGTAGTGAGGATAACGCAGATGTTGGACCTGATGCAATTCTATATCAGAGGGCTGTTGGGCGGATCAGAGGCAgggacatcagtggtgggaagaggCATCCCATCAAACGAAATGGAAAGATTGAGGGAATTAGTCAATGACCTCAGCCAGGTTACTGACCGAGCTGGAAATGATCTGAAGGTTTTGCTGCTGGAGATGAGCTCGCTCAAACACAACATGAATGAGGCTGAGCTTAAAGCTTCTCAGCACCTGACACAGTTGGGGGTGACGAGCCTTGAACTTGAGAAAGTCCAGGTGGAGCAAGAGCAGCTGCTCAACAAGGTGGAGGGTTACCGGCAGAAGGTGGCCCATCTGGAAAATGAATTGAAAGACAGCCAGCAACAAAGGGAGAGTTCCAGAATAAAGGTCGAGAAGCTTTCCCGGGACTGCGACACTGCTCAGACCCggatccagagtctggagagggaGCTGGAGGCTCTTCACTCTGATCGGGATCTCGCCGTGCAGCGCGCACTAACCTACAGCACGACGGCTAGCAGCTTAGCGGAGAATCTGCAAGCTGCCGAGAGAGAGAAGAGCTGTGGAGAAAAGCGGTGGGCAGAGAAGGCCAGGGGTCTGGAGGCCAAGCTGGCCGAAAGCCAACGGGCTTTGAGGGAGCTGGAGCACAAGTTGGACAAAGTCAGTCAGGAAAGGCGTCATGCTGAGGATGTTGCACAGCTCTTAAGGACTGAAGGCAGCCTAGTGCAGAGCAAGAGAACATTGGCAGAAGAAAGTGTGCAGTTTCAGCTAAAGGAAGTCTCCATCTTGAGAGGGAAACTGAAGAGTGCACAGGAGGCTATGGAGGAAAAGGAGAAGAGTGAGTACAAATATCAGGCAACGGTCAGGAAACTGGAAGATGATTTAGTGCAGCATAGACGCACAGCTACTGAACTGCAGCAGAAGGTTGATGAGCTGGTGTCAGCCAACCTAAGAGCGGAGAGGCTCACAGCCTGCATCCACAGTGAACTCGACTCCTTGAAGATGGAGAAGAAAGTTGCGGAGGAGAGGGGCGATGCGCAGAGAGTGCAAGCAGAGTGTTTGGGTGAACAGCTGAAGCAAGTGGAAGAGCAGCTGATTCAGAAGGTGAGAAAGGACCAGGAGCAAGAGAGCCGGGCTTGGAAGCTGGAGGAGGAGGTGGTGAAAGGGCAGCAGCTGATGACTAGCCTGAAGGTTCAGCTGGCGGAGGTCACCGAAGCCAACGTGACAGCAGCAAGGTCCGTCAGGAACCTTCAGGATGAGCTGTCCTCTGTTAGAAAGgagaaggaagccttggcagagaTAGTCAAGAAGCAACATTTACTGATGCATGAATTTGGTATCAAGATTGAGCATGCCCACCGGGAGCTGGATAAAGGACATGACTTGTCTTGGGGCAACTGGGCCAAACAGCTGTGCACTGGAGTCAACCAACATGATCACCTAGCAGAAAACTTTGCATGGCAAGCAAGTAACCAGCACCAGCTCCTGAGGGAAGATGAAGTACAGGACAGAAAAAGAGGGCTTGGGGATCAACATTACCCGAGTTGCAGCCTGAGCTCACGGACCAATTTCAAGCATAAGCTCTCTGCGAGTGACCAACATGGCTGGAAATCCGTGCCAACTCCCTGGAAAGTAGCTTTACAAACTAAATCCACAAGCCCACAGAAAACAGCGGGATCAGTGGAAACACAGAACGTTATAATTCAAAACGAATTGCAGAAACTGAGGCTGAGCTCAACAACCAATGTGACAAAGCAAACCATTTCACCGCTAAGAAGCCCAGATCAGTCATTGGAG ATGGCTAATCTGGAGCTAAGCCAATCACCTGGCAGAGTGGAAAAAACTTCCCAGGGCAAAGAGATGCTTTCGTTTggaaaagaaaaattaaataataaccCCAAACTTTTAAAAGCCGAGCAGATAGATAATGAACCGAGTAAGAGTTTACAGGAGGCTGCTGGAACTTCCACTGGTCAAAGTAAATGCAACAATCACATTGGTGACGCAGAGCAAGTCAGATCTAGTAAAATGGACATAGCTCCCAGTGCTGAGCTCTTGTCGCAGAACTTGCCATCTGAACTACAAACCAAGAAAAGTGAGAAGTTGTCAGAGTCTCCAAACCTGAACAACAACACAATATTTCCAGAGGAGGCTGGTGACAGAGATCCCAAAACCAGCAGCCCTAACATAAATAGTGTATCTCGAGACAAATGCCTTCCTTCCAATAAAACATTGGAATTTGAAGGTCTGCGCCGCCATGTAACAGTGAAAGAGCTGGTTGAGGCTGACatcctgaataaaaatattgcagagcAGCTTGATAAAGGGGTTAAGACGGTCTTGCAGGTTCAGGCATCCTTAGGGAAGTACCTGAATCAAGTTAACTCAATTGTCGGCCTGTACTTGGAATCCAGCAAGCAAAAGATCTCGTTCAGTGAGGCAGTGAAGGAAAGGATAATCGGATCGAGCATTGCCCTTGAGTTTTTAGAAGCTCAGGCTACAACAGGCTTTATTGTTGACACCTCATCCCACAAAAAGTACTCAGTTCAGCAAGCAATAGAGAAAGGACTGGTGGCCCCAGAATTTAACCAGGCACTGCTTGAAGCAGAGAAAGCAGTTACAGGTTATCAGCACAATGGGAAGACCTTGTCTGTTTTCCAAGCCATGGAAAACAAGCAGCTTTCAAGGCAAGTTGGAACACGGCTCCTTGAGGTTCAGATTGCAACCGGAGGAATCGTTGACCCAGTACGCAGTATCAGGTTGTCTCTGGAGGCAGCATGTAAGCAAGGACATCTGGGCCTGGACACCATGCAAAACCTGTACAAGACGCTGGGCAGTGTAAGAGGTTTTCATAATCCCAACACAGGACAAGCTGCACACTATTTGGAATTGATGAAACTCTGTGTGGTGGATTTAGCAGGGAGTCATCTGCTCCTCCCTTTTGGAACACGAAAGATCTCCACCCCATCCCCCATGAGGCCTAGTACCATTTCAGTGGTAGACACGAGTACAAAATCTGAGATAACTCTATATGATGCCTATCTGAAATACTACATTGAGAAGCAGACTTATCTTGAACGTTCAGAGTTGCAGTCCCAATGGAGGGAGACCACTGACAAGTCAGAGGGCACCAGCCAGTCCTTTCTTACCGACGTTAATTCCGGAAGGGAGTTCAGCATCGATGATGCCTTAGCACAGGGTAGGATCAGCCAAGCAGACCTAAATAAATATCGGGATGGCCAAATCACAGTCATAGAGCTTGCTGACATGCTAATAATTAGAACGACTGTGCCCCCTAATCCCAACAGCCCAATCGCAGGCATTTGGGACCCAAATGAATGCAGGAGAGTTTCTGTCCTGAAAGCCATGCATCAGAATTTGGTGGACCGGTTGACTGCCACTCGATTGCTTGAAGCACAGGCTTGTACCGGCGGTATCATCAATCCAGCAAACGGCAAGCAATATTCCATTTCAGAGGCATTGCAGAAGGAATTAATTGACACGGAGATTGCGGCCAGCATTCAAAAATCACAACAAGCTTACCGAGGATTCTTGCAGCCAGGTTCCCAACATGCTTTATCAACTGTTGAAGCTCTGTGCAGGAACCTACTGGGGCGGGACCTGGGTCATCGattcctggagctgcagtatcTGACTGGTGGGCTGGTGGATCCAAACTTGCAGAGAAGAATGTCTGTGGAAGATGCCTTGTGCAAGGGTCTTGTTGATGTACAGACAGCACAGAGGCTACGGGACGAAACAAAGCACACTAGGAACTTGATTTGTCCAAAAACCAAAGAGAAGATCTCGTACAAAGAAGCTCTGGCCAGAGCTGTTTTTGACTGTCATACAGGATTGAGATTCCTGGAGGCAGCTGTGAAGTTTAATGCCCTAAAGTAG